Below is a window of Humulus lupulus chromosome 2, drHumLupu1.1, whole genome shotgun sequence DNA.
aatagttagcaaccatccgaagggtcactacgctggtcggggaaatataccactcgacatcatgcagattctgatggcgagggtgggctctaatttggatattagggtcaggagcaggattgtTTCGGCCGCTgctcgagggaaccctagcctgcgaatcaggctgagcaggaaggtttggactatcgtcggattcgggtcttttcttgcctacagattaggaacgagccatttgaggaggagaaggacgaggtctggatgaggatcgagaaaaaggaatctcgtggattcggtcgaccggttgttcttcgccttcgagcagctgggcgagaagatcgtcgtcgatgggccgttcacctccccacaaatctggcatcaatgtctgcaaacagaagaatggggaggtgaggatggataatttttaaaggctttttagaataacgctggtcgagtataaaagccaaacttttatacaacaacattctaacaacaAGCTAAATGTTTCAACACAAACAGTTTGAAAagtggatcaaagggtgaaagtaaaaagtttttcaaaaaagctttttcaactccccttagggcgggaaaaacctattttccaactagcctaaagatcgaatttttacttcgattttacgtcctaaaagtacgatcctaactatcaaactgaCTCGTAAATCTTTTTacccacaagcatctcaaactagaaacagatgaactcaaatagtcgacatacagaagcatgcattgcgaaaatacaaaacataaaaattcgAAGACTTACAAGAAAAAAGATCGTTGAGAAGGGTAGAGAGTCTTCGGAAGTCAAAGTGCTTTCAAGATGAACTTGGAAAGTGCAGAAGAACGGTTTCTGGGAGAAGATgagagctctggttttagggtttctggaaagagtagtggcgtgcgtaaaaagaaaaggaagatttcgaaggtattatataagtttgtctgtggcattaaaaaggtgtaatcatcggTTTCCCTTTTTTCGaaatatggggaagcggaatggtcgccgaattattactggggaaccgaaaattcatgattagacaggagtaggttgctttttccaagaacacacgaagagttctgacacgtaaggcggggttaccgaagggtcgttcgctcaaaagtttatttattgctcgtaataaataaacttgggaggcaaatgttatccaaaaaattggcattgatgacgtggcaagtgatccctggacacgtggctaacacctggaagagctctgctagggtatcgaccaaaGGACGCATTAGAAGCAAttagcagcccagtcttacctacgaccagtctggtcgcaggttccgcatgcaatgtaatattactgtaaagatctttgtagatcccgaatttaactcacacaatctcctaaaTATCCGAtgatttaggagagaatatctgcaactaaatcatgtaatcccccttgagcctataaatagaaaaagatagctcaagggaggggactttttacTTTgaaattatttgagattagagtaattctccttggaatattgtattgttcttcagaggttagtgaaactcattgaacccttgttctttgatcactcctttgattcttatatcaataacagcctaagtggacgtaggtcattaccaaatcctggggccgaaccactataaaatatcgtgttcttattacttttcgtcatttgattcttgtcaacatattcattcacatcaagcatattccgactccgtgtcagttgaccaaattctgggtcaacaggttgttttgcaattttttttgtaatatgaattgtgtttaaaattattttttatttattataaacatttttttctttttttttagattgtacgtttcttttttaaaatcttgggtaaggtaaccagttacttgattgatctttgacagttatgtaaaaaaaaaatcctagagctacgTTAAATAACTGTACCAGGAAGGGTAACtagttatcctgagatgagtaatTTTCTACCATaaaaggggtaaccagttaccataagaggggtgacgaagtactcatattaaatatgaaaagaaacatcaaatttgaaggaaaaaatgaagaacactttattaaaaaaggaagaaaaagtaactttgattttagtaacataggtaacaaGTAACCATAAAGAACGCAGAAATATACACACgcatcagaacgtgaaggtaaccagttaccccgagaaatatacacacaaagaacatgaaggtaatcagttacccccagaaatatacacacaaagaatgggaaggtaaccagttaccacatatatcacagatctgaagatagaaaaaaaaatcagaactaccccctttcccttctctctcatcctcttcatataatttttttaactggttacccattcaagttttcatatgtttattagttttttttcttccaaattttggtgttcctataagggttacagtaacaagaaaatgttgaaaaatgatttaaattttttacatatagtggaaaaaactataaaaaaaagttacaataataaaagataataaatgaaaaaatagtaaaataattatgtaatgttaaaatatgtgtgaaaaaaaggaaaataaaaagaaaatggaatgagacccgaataagtacaaaaaaataagaaaaaagaaggaaaaagaactTAGGagagaaaactaaaaaaatatgaaaaacaaaaaacaaatgaTGAAGGGAAAAAAcacagatgaatgaataaaaatgaaaagaagaagaaaaataatggaaaaatggaaagaaaaaaaatgttaatgaaaaaattggtagaaaaaaaatgaaaaaaaaaaacaaatataagaagaaaaaaaatctcatatgtgtgaaaaaataaaaaaatggaatgagaaaataataaatacaaaaatgaagaaaatatagaaggaaaaaatgaaagaaaaaaaaaactcaaaaaatatgaacaaaataacaacaatacaaatgaaggaaaaaaataaataaatgaataaaaatgaaatgatgaagaaaaaaaatgataaagaaaaaaattgctagagaaaaaaaaaggaaaaaatagaagaaaatataattatgataaaaaaatgtagcatttctatattttagttagctTCTAATTATGTTTcgcatactttaattttttctttgaCAAATTTttacatacaaattaaaaaaagtataattctaatatttttggACATTAATGATATAAaattcatattttttaaaaattcccacGTTAAAATTAGGTttggtttagggttaaaagatgGGCTTGGGCTTTTAACATGCTTGCCAGTAAAGGGAAAAGTTGAGAAGTACCCATTTTTAGgggtagttaactaaaattagacactaaatatatttagttgaattttacccattattatcatgagatttcccaaattacccttatttgagcACATGATTTTAAGTAttgttgtaatgtgtattatatgtgtcatattagagttaaattggaaatacattctaattgtagtgtgtttaagaagaaaaaaaaacatataattaaaggggtataatgggtacatcaattgaaaatttgggtactaaaataaaagttaaaaatagtGGATAAAAATTAAAGTGTATCATTTAAAATGGGTACAAGATCTAATTTCCACGCCAGTAAATCACTAACACCTGTAGTTTGGGTTTGGGTATTTGCATGAGCACACAACTAACACTTATATTCAAAAGAAAGAATTTTTGCCTAAAATGCCTGCGTATAAAAAGTATCGGTCAACATCTTTGACATACGATGTACAATAAAGCAAAATagaatttttgtagtagtgattttaTCACAAATAATGCACTGAATGTTAGAATTTGGTGCAAATACATTGTTTTTTTTATGACAAAAACTAGGATACACAATTGGATACTTGGCATAACAACGCTCTTAATGCCTATTGTTTTGAGAAATATACTGATGAGCCTGCTTAAAATGGCTCCAAGTCACAtgtttactttttattttattaaattttttataaaacaaaattactcttgtaaatttcaaacttatggaaacaaactAATATAGATAAATAAGTGGTCCGTGCTAGAAATTCTAGAAGGCTGAATAGCAGTcctctttaattttctttttattgcgTGATTTGTATTATCAACATCGATTCTCCCAGTTATTACCATATATTTTAATCACATATAGTAGCGTAACCACTTCTCAGAAGGCAAGAcaggtttgggaaaaaactagcaaGCTTTTATATAACTTTACCTCACAAAATATAAGACAACTATATATAAAACCGGTCAAgtatatcaatataaataaatatattgtagtACAACATAGCCTCTTTCTCCGTTCCAAATATGAATAAAGAGTTTTACATACCAATTAAACTTCTTCGGCTCTTACAATAAGTACATTTTCTCACAaaacatacatacacatatatgttatgtataatatcaAATAAGCCATATGCCATGTCCTACAAGGATCAAGCCAAAGGCAACCAGAATCTGGTTTGAAACTTTCTGAGCATTGTTGTCTTCAGCTTCAATGTGTTCTGCCACATTAAAATTTCCTACACAATGCAATAAATTAAATTAGCCAGAATAAGCTTACAAATTCCTTTATCAAATCCATCATTTGACAACAGTTCAGGCCAATATGAATAGTTACCTCTTTCTGGTCCATAACCACATCCTGCATGGATAGTGTCTCTAACATCTTGTATTGTGGCTCTGTTGTAAAACAGAAAGTTGGCCAAGATGTTATCAATGCAGCTCAGCACAAGCTGCGTCTCTGTAAGGCACGGCCCGCCGCAGAAGGCCTCCGTCTCCTCCTGCGGCACCTCAAGATTTCCACTCTCACTTAATCTATAAGACTCTTCACAGCTGCTATAAATCTTGAGAATCAAACGTAAAAAGAAAAGCATAACTAGTTACATTAAGAGTATTCTTAGTACACAATAAACATTTTTATTTATAACACTTTGTTTCTTCTTTATAGATTTTACTTACATGTTTGCCATTGAAACATAGCAAAGCCTTTGAAACAACTTGACCCGGGTCATAACCTCCACTTCCTACTTGATAAGGTACATGATCATCTTCTGCTTTTCCTCCTGCCAATTAAGAATGTTAACACCAATAGTGTATTCTTCAAATTAGTATAATGCCAAAAAagaagaagggtattttagtgtGCTATGCTATGTACCTGATACGCTACCAAACACATAAGCAATGAACAAGGCTGAAGCTAAAATCCATGGTCTGAGACTTGTTGCTAATGCCATTGTAGAAGAAATGAATACACCTTATGGCAACTTGCCTATTTTGACAAGTATATTACTACTTATAGAATTTGGTATTGTCACAAATGGAATTTTCAAGATATCCATCTTCATATTCTACCTAGAGCAAATAATGAGAAAGAAATGAATGTAAAATGGAAACATGTTAAGAAAGTGAACAAGGTTGGTGAATTTAAATGGGAAAAAGGGAATTGCGTGTGacattttgtgtgtgtgtgtgtgtgttcagTGGGGTTAAAATTTGTATGAATTGGGAGAGACTACAGAAGGTGAGAGCAGTTAGAGTGCAAGTCACCAAACTTTGGTCTTGTGTGTTATAAATTATCAAAcctaacaaaacaaaacaaacaaaatgtAGAGTTTATTGGCCCCATACTTCAACCACAAGTTAAGGTGGCGTTTATCAGTGCCAAAAtagtaaaaaataattatattataatcatCTTTTAAAATATACCAGAAAACCCTCTCAAGGATGAGATATGAGTATGAGGAAATGTTATAATTAAGTTTATAATAGAAAATATTAATAGTATAGAAAGCCAAGAATAGTGAAAAAAATACACAATGTCAAAATATATAGGCTTATTATATGTGTCTGGGTAAGTTGGTCCCCatgcaattttttttaacaaattggTCCTCAAACTtactattttgatacaaataCATCTGGAGGACTAACACcattaaaaactcattaaaaaaaGTTACAACAAATATAATAGTAAACAATTTAGTCCCTATTCTTTATGTGTATTAGCAAATTGGACCAAActttattatttgtaatatatttaaaattttcaatgttaaaaattgaataagaattgaaatatatatatatataaatgtttaatttaataaaataaataaaactaatacagacctaaaatattacaaattattaaaataaataaaaaaaagtataataaaaaaattgaataagaataaaaatatataatttaaatttacaaGAAAATAATACAATGTATAaacaataaattttaaattatatatttttataatttatactTTTATACTTTTATGAGATTCTATTTAAAATCAATATTGATTACAACAACTAAACAAtaataaagtttaaattataatattgttatttttgtttttttttttttttttttgctaatttaaactttattgttttcttaattcttattcaatattaaaaaaaatccttttaataatttttattttttaaattgtaattttaattatttttttgttaatgtaaatttttatagtttttttagttcttaatattttttttcgtttatttgatattttatgtatagtttcaattttatttttaacgtactttttaaaaaatatattaaaaataataagattgGGACCAATTTGCTAACAAATACTATAGGAACTAAATTGCATTTAAGGGAACTAACTTGATAAGAGGCGTATAATTTGGAGACTATTTTTACTAGTAAGCCTACAGACACACTTAAAATATGAGTGATTGCAAGACATCGTAAATACCCGAGGgtttacatttttttattactCTATGTTTTGTTTCGTGTGTTTGattttgtattttaataaattattttttagatcttatattttataaaaaaattcaaataaaactctaaatctgattttgattaAAGTTTTCTCAActtaaatcacaaataattcacaaaaaactagcaatttagaacaaaaataaaattattatgcttaaaaactgtgctgttatatttaattttttctttatcaaaattgagtttatgaatctatttgaacaattttacaaaatataaagtccaaaaataaattttttaaaagacaaaattcaaataaataatcaGAAAAAATAGAAAGTCAAAAAATATATACACCCAATACATTACGTAACCATACATATAATATAAGTGAATGCAAAATGGTATAAATAGATTCCGTCACCATTTATTGACAACTGTAATTATCTAGTCGCTAAGTGCCAATTTGGCATCTACGCGACGACTTCGAATTAATCcaaatcaaatattttttattttttattcaaaaatttatttaaaaattcaaaatttacattaaaaaaacatataagattcaaaaattatttaaaattcatgtaaataataaaataaatcattacaaatattaaacaaaaatctgattaaaattatatataaaaaaaagaagttGAACCCCTAAAACTCTTTTccccttttccttcttcttcttcttcttcttcttctcaggtGATCTGTAGCAGAGGCGTCAGGACAAAGAACTTTAGCAGCAGATCTGACGCGATCTTCTTCCTTCTTCTCATGAATTCATCTTCATTATTCTTCATTGTTTTTTGGGTTATTGGGCAGCGAAGGACCAGTCCGTCGCTTGGGTCGGGGCTGGAGAAGGCTAGACGGGGTGCTTTTGCTAGGTAAATTCGTGACTTTGGGCCGAAGAAGACGAGATCTATACATGTCTTCGTGACTTTGAGCTTCAAATATGATGGGGAGATGATTCTTAGTTTTCTTCTGGGTTTAGTTTTCATAGGCTTTTGTTTGTTGCGAATCAAGTGTTGGTTTTTTTTCATTGTTCCCACGGGCTTAGGTCTCACGGGAGCTTGGATAAGGGAGGTTGATCTCATCAATTTGAGT
It encodes the following:
- the LOC133816700 gene encoding uncharacterized protein LOC133816700, giving the protein MALATSLRPWILASALFIAYVFGSVSGGKAEDDHVPYQVGSGGYDPGQVVSKALLCFNGKHIYSSCEESYRLSESGNLEVPQEETEAFCGGPCLTETQLVLSCIDNILANFLFYNRATIQDVRDTIHAGCGYGPERGNFNVAEHIEAEDNNAQKVSNQILVAFGLILVGHGIWLI